Part of the Catellatospora citrea genome is shown below.
CGGGCTTTTCCACGCGCCCGACCCGCTTGCCCGGCACCACCGGCCCCGGCATCATGGCGGATCCCCACCGAACGAAGGGCGATCATGAACCGAACCTTCCTGCAGCCGACGGACTTCCCACGACCTGGTGGCGGACCAGTTCGGCGCCGACGCCGGCCGTCGCACTCGACCGGCTGACCGGCGGCACCAAGAAAGGCGTCTACCGGCTGCGCCTCGACGACCAGACGACCACGATCGCCTACGTGTGGCTCCGGCGAGAACTACTGGCCACCCTCGCCGACCGTGCCCGACGACCGTTCGACGCGTCCGGCGCCGAACTGTTCGCCGCCGGCCACGCGGCCCTCACCGCGGCCGACGTCCGGGTGCCGCGGCTGCTCATGCTCGACCGCGACGGCCACGTCGACGACATCGCGCTCGCCGAGGACGCCGGAGCGGTCACCCTCGAACGGCTGATGGGACAAGACCCCGCCGCGGCGGCCGCGCCGCTCGCCGCGCTCGGCGACGCCCTGCGCCGGATGCACACCACCATCGGGCGGCGCCGCCGCCGCAACGGCGATGCGCCCGCGGCGCGCCGAGGACGTCATCGTGGACCGCGCGCTGAGCCACCTCCACGAAGCAGCCGGGCGCGACGACCGGATCGCCCACGCCCATGACCGGATCGCCGCGCACGTGCGCCACCTTCGCGGCCCGATCCCGGCCCGCGAGACGTACGGCCTGGTCCACGGCGAACTCGGCCCGGACCACGTGCTCGTCACGCCCGACGGCGAACCCGTCCTGATCGACATCGAGGGCCTGACGTACTTCGACGTCGATGGGAGCACACCTTCCTGCACCTGCGCTTCGGCGACGCGTATCCGCGGCTGCGACCGGTCGACCTCGACCCGCATCGGTTGGAGCTTACCGGTTCGCACAGGTGCTGTCGCTGATCGAGGGCCCACTGCGGATCGCCGACACCGACTTCCCCGACCGGCCAGCGGATGTTGGACCTGGCCGAGTGGAACATCGCCAAGGCACTCGCCGTCCGCTGACATCGGCCCGGTGGGGTAGTGGCGGGCAAGCCCGGGGCGCAGGCGTCTACATCCCCTCAGGCGGGCTCTTGGCCTCGGTGCCGAGCACCTCGCCCTCCATGACGTGGTAGAACGAGGTGGTGTGGGCCCGTTGCCGTCGCCAACGCTTCGTAGAGGCGTTCCGGCTGCCGTGGTGACCTGTTACGAACGAACATCCACAGCAGCGCCCCGAACTCGGCCAGGTGCTCGAAGCGCGAAGAAGCGGCCATCGTCAGCGGGCTGCTCGACCGCCTCGCTGGCCGCTAACTAGCCCGGGCGGGATCACAGCCCCACCCTGCGATACCCCCAGCACCTCGGCGATCTCCTTGCTCTTCCAACCCTCGACCTCGGCCAGGTAGGTCGCCGCCTGCTGGTGGCCGGGCAGGTCACGCAGGGCCCGCAGCGCGGGGCCGGGCGAGAGCCGGTCCAGCAGGTCGTCCTCCCACTCCGGTCGGCA
Proteins encoded:
- a CDS encoding sigma factor-like helix-turn-helix DNA-binding protein, coding for MQCRPEWEDDLLDRLSPGPALRALRDLPGHQQAATYLAEVEGWKSKEIAEVLGVSQGGAVIPPGLVSGQRGGRAAR